A genomic stretch from Chitinophaga lutea includes:
- a CDS encoding zinc-binding dehydrogenase has product MKSAGVVNYAPEKGAVEIREVAKPGIGEEDVLLEVAYVGVCGSDIHQWTNDHSWTVNYPVVLGHEFSGRIVETGRAVKGWQPGDRVVSETAAIIDPANPMSKIGLYNLDPTRKGFGYGVNGAMTRYVSTPARCLHRIPDHLPFEHACLTEPCCVAYNAVVNNAHLKPGDRVVVLGPGTIGILCAAVARLCGADVAVVGLENDRGRLNIAAQYGCDTIVGNATAWARERDGLGADCVIDAAGASATLKVAMDLVRPNGHILKVGWGPQPLNFSIDPLVQKNVTLQGSFSHNWPVWERVIALLANGRLDVKPVIGGIWPLDGWHQAFEQMHSGAVVKSIIKPVS; this is encoded by the coding sequence ATGAAATCAGCTGGAGTAGTGAACTATGCGCCGGAAAAAGGCGCCGTCGAAATACGCGAAGTGGCGAAGCCCGGGATCGGGGAGGAAGACGTGCTGCTCGAAGTGGCCTATGTGGGCGTTTGCGGCAGCGACATCCATCAATGGACCAACGACCACAGCTGGACGGTGAATTACCCCGTGGTGTTAGGCCACGAGTTTTCCGGCCGCATCGTCGAAACCGGCAGGGCCGTGAAAGGCTGGCAGCCGGGCGACCGTGTGGTGAGCGAAACCGCCGCCATCATCGACCCCGCCAACCCGATGTCGAAAATAGGCTTGTACAATCTCGACCCCACGCGCAAAGGTTTCGGGTACGGCGTGAACGGCGCGATGACGCGGTATGTGTCCACACCCGCACGCTGCCTGCACCGCATTCCCGATCACCTGCCGTTTGAACATGCCTGTTTGACGGAGCCCTGCTGCGTGGCCTACAATGCGGTGGTCAACAACGCGCACCTGAAGCCCGGCGACCGTGTAGTGGTGCTGGGCCCGGGCACCATCGGCATTCTCTGCGCCGCCGTGGCGCGCCTTTGCGGAGCAGACGTTGCGGTGGTGGGCCTGGAAAACGACCGCGGGCGTCTCAACATCGCCGCGCAATACGGTTGCGATACGATCGTGGGGAATGCAACAGCCTGGGCGCGGGAACGCGACGGCCTCGGTGCCGATTGTGTGATCGATGCGGCGGGCGCCAGCGCCACGCTGAAGGTGGCCATGGATTTGGTGCGGCCCAACGGGCACATCCTGAAAGTAGGCTGGGGCCCGCAACCGCTGAACTTTTCCATCGATCCCCTCGTACAGAAAAACGTAACGCTGCAGGGCAGCTTCAGTCATAACTGGCCCGTGTGGGAAAGGGTGATCGCCCTGCTCGCCAACGGCCGGCTCGACGTGAAACCCGTTATCGGCGGTATTTGGCCGCTCGACGGCTGGCATCAGGCGTTTGAGCAGATGCATAGCGGAGCGGTCGTGAAAAGCATCATTAAACCTGTATCATAA
- a CDS encoding SDR family NAD(P)-dependent oxidoreductase — translation MRLKDKVIIITGSCTGIGKAIAIRCVAEGAKVVIHGLDTAPGETIVEQLGHNNAVLHIEDITAEGAPQRLVAAAIAKFGRIDAVVNNAAMIASSDIHSTDLPFFRGILEVNLLAPFALIQAALSYLSTSRGCVLNIGSVNAWSGEPNLFAYSVSKGALMTLSRNLGDTLHREMGVRVNQINVGWVLTDKEVAIKRGQGLADDWHQQIPRVFAPAGRILRPEEVAAAAVYWLADESGPISGQVVELEQHPMIGRNPPKDQSILPAAPGNQP, via the coding sequence ATGCGGCTGAAAGATAAAGTGATCATCATCACCGGCAGTTGCACCGGCATCGGCAAGGCCATCGCCATCCGCTGTGTGGCGGAAGGGGCGAAGGTCGTGATCCACGGCCTCGACACGGCGCCCGGCGAAACCATCGTGGAGCAACTGGGGCACAACAACGCTGTGCTGCACATCGAAGACATCACGGCCGAAGGAGCGCCGCAACGCCTTGTTGCCGCGGCCATCGCAAAGTTTGGCCGCATCGACGCGGTGGTGAACAACGCCGCCATGATCGCCTCCTCGGATATCCATTCCACCGATCTGCCGTTTTTCCGCGGCATCCTGGAGGTGAACCTGCTGGCGCCGTTTGCGCTCATCCAGGCCGCGCTGTCTTACCTGAGCACCTCGCGCGGGTGCGTGCTGAACATCGGTTCGGTGAATGCCTGGAGCGGAGAACCGAACCTCTTTGCCTACAGCGTTTCAAAAGGAGCGCTCATGACCCTGAGCCGCAATCTCGGCGATACGCTTCACCGCGAAATGGGCGTGCGCGTTAACCAGATCAACGTGGGCTGGGTGCTCACGGATAAAGAAGTGGCCATCAAACGCGGGCAGGGATTGGCGGACGACTGGCACCAGCAGATACCGCGTGTGTTCGCGCCGGCCGGGCGCATCCTGCGGCCGGAAGAAGTGGCCGCGGCGGCCGTATACTGGCTGGCCGATGAAAGCGGGCCCATCAGCGGACAGGTGGTGGAACTGGAGCAACATCCCATGATCGGCCGCAACCCGCCCAAAGATCAATCCATCCTGCCCGCCGCACCGGGCAATCAACCTTAA
- a CDS encoding sugar phosphate isomerase/epimerase family protein has translation MIKIGFNVLAWSAIVSDQLKPVIDRLATTGYDGVEFLIGAPEEKAYREIGDHAATAGLETTAVFVLGPDENPVSPSEAVRNKALDKIKWTIDRAHDLRASVICGPFHSAFTTFTRCAPTEEEYERSAEILYKAGDYAAQAGILLTPEAVNRFECYLCNTMQQLACLVNKTAHPNVKAMFDTHHANIEEKSMSKAIAYIAPLLGHVHISENDRGTPGSGHVAWDEVFTALAKAGYQGWLTIEGFTRNDPDFANSIGVWREFSEPWNMAEGGLRLIRQMCAKHGLE, from the coding sequence ATGATCAAGATCGGATTCAATGTGCTGGCCTGGTCGGCCATCGTGTCGGACCAGCTGAAACCGGTGATAGACCGGTTGGCGACCACCGGGTACGATGGGGTGGAATTCCTGATCGGCGCGCCGGAAGAAAAAGCTTACCGCGAAATCGGCGACCACGCCGCCACGGCCGGGTTGGAAACGACCGCGGTATTTGTACTGGGCCCTGATGAAAACCCGGTGAGCCCGTCGGAAGCGGTGCGGAACAAGGCGCTCGACAAAATCAAATGGACCATCGACCGTGCGCACGACTTGCGGGCGTCCGTGATCTGTGGCCCGTTCCATTCAGCCTTCACCACCTTCACACGTTGCGCGCCCACGGAAGAAGAATACGAACGCAGCGCGGAGATCCTTTACAAGGCGGGCGACTACGCCGCACAGGCGGGCATCCTGCTCACGCCCGAAGCGGTGAACCGTTTTGAGTGTTATTTGTGTAATACGATGCAGCAGCTGGCCTGCCTGGTGAATAAAACCGCCCACCCGAACGTGAAAGCCATGTTCGATACGCACCACGCCAATATCGAGGAAAAAAGCATGAGCAAGGCGATTGCCTATATCGCGCCGCTGCTGGGCCATGTGCACATCAGCGAAAACGACCGTGGCACCCCCGGCAGCGGGCATGTGGCGTGGGACGAAGTATTTACGGCCCTCGCAAAAGCCGGCTACCAGGGTTGGCTCACCATCGAAGGTTTTACGCGCAACGATCCGGATTTCGCCAACTCCATCGGGGTATGGCGCGAATTCTCGGAACCGTGGAACATGGCGGAGGGAGGCCTCCGCCTGATCAGACAGATGTGCGCGAAACACGGTCTGGAATAA
- a CDS encoding MFS transporter, translated as MTSNTPTVNKTALFNGSCFALITTAFTFAIRAGILQQLGQQFNLTAEQLGFINSMWFLGFPISMILGGIFYHSFGPKRIMQVAFIAHALGIVLTIYAGGYTLLLISTLFIGFGNGCTEAACNPMIADSYSGVKMNQMLNRFHMWFPGGIVIGSLISKFMTDAQLSWQIQMWVIMIPTLIYAFLFWGKTFPKPHEEGAMSLSENLRAMISPTYIFLFICMAFTAITEFGPQQWVGLVMSNSGASPMLILALVTGLMAVGRYFAGPVVKALGQTGVLLISAVFAAIGIYLFSVVTGPLAYVAAICFAIGVCYFWPTMVGAVAQRVPLSGALGMSIIGGVGMFSSSIFQPIIGRWIDGARAESAQAGLAGPQLELAAGQQTLAKMAAFPAILIVLFLIFFFWQRKKQPAPAAAAAH; from the coding sequence ATGACATCCAACACGCCAACAGTTAACAAAACCGCGTTGTTCAACGGTAGTTGCTTCGCGCTCATTACCACCGCATTCACATTCGCCATCAGGGCGGGCATCCTGCAGCAGCTGGGCCAGCAATTCAATCTCACGGCCGAGCAGCTGGGCTTCATCAATTCAATGTGGTTCCTGGGCTTCCCTATTTCCATGATCCTGGGCGGCATCTTTTATCACAGCTTCGGCCCCAAGCGCATCATGCAGGTGGCGTTTATCGCGCACGCGCTGGGCATCGTGCTCACCATTTACGCCGGCGGCTACACGCTGTTGCTGATTTCAACGCTGTTCATCGGTTTCGGGAACGGCTGTACGGAAGCGGCCTGTAACCCCATGATCGCAGACAGTTATTCCGGCGTGAAAATGAACCAGATGCTGAACCGGTTCCACATGTGGTTCCCCGGCGGCATCGTGATCGGCAGCCTTATCTCCAAATTCATGACGGATGCGCAGCTGAGCTGGCAGATACAAATGTGGGTGATCATGATCCCCACGCTGATCTATGCTTTCCTGTTCTGGGGCAAAACGTTCCCGAAACCGCATGAGGAAGGCGCCATGTCGCTGTCTGAAAACCTGCGGGCGATGATTTCCCCCACGTATATTTTCCTCTTCATCTGTATGGCCTTCACCGCCATCACCGAGTTCGGCCCGCAGCAGTGGGTAGGCCTCGTGATGAGCAACAGCGGCGCCAGCCCCATGCTGATACTCGCACTGGTGACCGGGTTGATGGCCGTTGGCCGGTATTTCGCCGGGCCGGTGGTGAAAGCCCTGGGCCAAACGGGCGTACTGCTGATCTCCGCGGTTTTCGCCGCCATCGGCATTTACCTGTTCAGCGTGGTGACCGGTCCGCTGGCATATGTGGCCGCCATCTGTTTCGCGATCGGCGTTTGTTACTTCTGGCCTACCATGGTGGGCGCGGTAGCGCAGCGCGTACCGCTTAGCGGCGCACTGGGCATGTCGATCATCGGTGGTGTGGGGATGTTCTCCAGCTCCATCTTCCAGCCCATCATCGGCCGCTGGATAGACGGGGCCAGGGCGGAAAGCGCGCAGGCCGGGCTTGCCGGGCCGCAGCTCGAACTGGCGGCGGGTCAGCAAACGCTGGCGAAGATGGCCGCATTCCCTGCGATACTCATCGTATTATTCCTCATCTTTTTCTTCTGGCAACGGAAAAAGCAGCCGGCACCTGCGGCGGCGGCTGCTCATTGA
- a CDS encoding amidohydrolase family protein, with the protein MRIPFRITGLLIIAGCGGPTTSNSSSADTAFYTPADFAAVEKIDAHVHIRSSDTTFAQQAKRDNYRLLTIAVDEPPGLEAQEQFGITQMQLFPQQVSFAATFSLDGWGRGDWSQKTIAHLQSAIDQGAVGVKFYKNIGMELRDPDGRFVMIDDPRFDTVLHFLTAHNITVIGHFGEPKDCWLPLDKMLMNTNRKYYTRHPEYHMFLHPDYPSYHEQIAARNRMLKKHPQLRFVGAHLGSQEWDTDTLAMHLDGHPNMAADMAARISSLQFLTMKNHQKVRDFFIRYQDRLLYGTDRISDNSKPSAEEAAFIHDAWLRDWAFFTGSDTLRSSAFDGAFKGLQLPKTVVDKIYWKNAAKWFRGLAR; encoded by the coding sequence ATGCGTATACCCTTCCGGATAACCGGTTTACTGATCATCGCCGGTTGCGGCGGGCCTACCACCAGCAACTCATCCTCTGCAGACACGGCCTTTTACACACCCGCCGATTTTGCGGCCGTTGAAAAGATCGACGCGCACGTACACATCCGCAGCAGCGACACCACTTTCGCGCAACAGGCGAAACGGGATAATTACCGGCTGCTGACCATTGCCGTGGATGAGCCGCCGGGCCTCGAAGCGCAGGAACAGTTCGGCATTACGCAAATGCAACTTTTCCCGCAACAGGTAAGTTTCGCCGCCACCTTTTCCCTCGACGGTTGGGGCCGGGGCGACTGGAGCCAAAAGACCATCGCGCACCTGCAATCGGCCATCGATCAGGGAGCGGTCGGGGTGAAGTTTTACAAGAATATCGGGATGGAATTGAGAGACCCGGACGGGCGCTTTGTGATGATCGACGATCCGCGGTTCGATACCGTGCTCCACTTCCTGACCGCCCATAACATCACGGTCATCGGGCACTTCGGCGAGCCGAAAGACTGCTGGCTGCCGCTGGACAAAATGCTGATGAACACCAACCGGAAATACTACACCCGCCACCCGGAGTACCATATGTTCCTGCACCCGGACTATCCTTCGTATCATGAACAGATAGCCGCCCGCAACCGCATGCTCAAAAAACACCCGCAATTACGTTTCGTTGGCGCGCACCTCGGCAGCCAGGAATGGGACACCGATACGCTCGCCATGCATCTCGACGGGCATCCCAACATGGCGGCAGACATGGCGGCGAGAATATCGTCGCTGCAATTCCTCACCATGAAAAACCACCAGAAAGTGCGGGACTTTTTTATCCGCTACCAGGATCGCCTGCTCTACGGCACCGACCGCATTTCGGACAACAGCAAACCCTCCGCCGAAGAAGCGGCGTTCATCCACGACGCCTGGCTCCGCGACTGGGCATTTTTCACCGGCAGCGACACGCTTCGTTCCTCCGCATTCGACGGTGCATTCAAAGGCTTACAGCTGCCCAAAACGGTGGTGGACAAAATCTACTGGAAAAACGCAGCAAAATGGTTCAGGGGGCTGGCGCGCTGA
- a CDS encoding SMP-30/gluconolactonase/LRE family protein — MTAAVLCKSACILGEGPIWFPDENKLMWVDIEQQRVFSLDWQSRATHYWRLEKRVTLILPVADDPNNLLLGMQGGLAKFDPINNRFQWLADIEQEQVTHRCNDGACDRQGRLWVGTMCTDFITGAGSLYMLNDELALSKKIDRLTIPNGICWSPDNQRMYFIDSTLRTVQSFLYDTATGHLTFEKIAVEVPPALGSPDGMAIDEEGMLWVAHYGGAGVYRWNPHTGELLDKIALPVPNVTSCVFGGPHLDTLFITTARQELSDETLQQYPDSGHVFYVQVPVRGLPTNPCRVRESAGFPNHAVYVPKQVFSAPAP, encoded by the coding sequence ATGACAGCAGCCGTTTTGTGCAAAAGCGCATGTATACTGGGCGAAGGCCCCATCTGGTTCCCGGATGAAAATAAACTCATGTGGGTGGATATCGAGCAGCAAAGGGTGTTCTCCCTCGACTGGCAAAGCCGCGCCACCCATTACTGGCGGCTGGAAAAAAGAGTGACACTGATCCTGCCAGTCGCTGACGATCCCAACAACCTGCTGCTGGGCATGCAGGGCGGCCTCGCGAAATTCGACCCCATCAACAACCGCTTCCAGTGGCTGGCCGACATCGAGCAGGAACAGGTCACCCACCGCTGCAACGACGGGGCCTGCGACCGGCAGGGCCGTTTATGGGTAGGCACCATGTGTACGGATTTCATCACCGGCGCGGGCTCGCTGTATATGCTCAACGATGAGCTGGCATTGTCTAAAAAGATAGACCGGCTGACCATTCCCAACGGCATTTGCTGGTCGCCGGACAATCAGCGGATGTACTTTATCGATTCCACGCTGCGGACGGTACAATCTTTTTTATACGATACGGCCACCGGCCATCTCACTTTTGAAAAGATCGCCGTGGAAGTGCCGCCCGCGCTGGGAAGCCCGGACGGTATGGCGATAGATGAGGAAGGGATGCTGTGGGTTGCGCATTACGGCGGGGCCGGCGTTTACCGGTGGAACCCGCATACCGGCGAGCTGCTGGACAAAATTGCCCTCCCCGTTCCAAATGTCACTTCCTGCGTGTTCGGCGGCCCCCACCTCGACACGCTGTTTATCACCACCGCGCGCCAGGAGCTGAGCGATGAAACGCTGCAGCAATACCCCGACAGCGGGCATGTGTTTTATGTACAGGTACCGGTACGCGGCCTGCCCACGAATCCCTGCCGCGTCAGGGAATCAGCCGGTTTTCCCAATCATGCCGTGTATGTGCCGAAGCAGGTCTTCAGCGCGCCAGCCCCCTGA
- a CDS encoding orotidine 5'-phosphate decarboxylase / HUMPS family protein translates to MKPIVQISLDLTNIDEALETAAMALRAGVDWLEAGTPLILAEGLHGVRKLREAFPGVPIVADLKTMDGGYLECEMMGKAGATHVVVMERAHEETIRCVVKAGKDFGVQVMGDNLASPDMVEGAKRLEEWGCDYVIHHIGYDERRGIAAKGHRMPSPLDQLREVVAAVSVPVQAVGGLSLEQAILCPSYGAPLVVLGAPLTIDADAFKTADGNLEASLRLICEKIHAYGDVPAGKERAIKI, encoded by the coding sequence ATGAAACCGATCGTACAGATATCGCTCGATCTCACCAACATCGACGAAGCCCTCGAAACCGCCGCCATGGCTTTACGTGCGGGCGTTGACTGGCTGGAGGCCGGCACCCCGCTAATACTGGCGGAAGGGTTGCACGGCGTGCGCAAGCTGCGCGAGGCATTCCCCGGCGTACCGATTGTGGCCGACCTGAAAACGATGGACGGCGGCTACCTCGAATGCGAGATGATGGGCAAAGCCGGCGCCACGCATGTAGTGGTGATGGAACGGGCGCACGAAGAAACCATCCGCTGCGTGGTGAAAGCGGGAAAGGATTTTGGCGTACAAGTGATGGGCGATAACCTGGCGAGCCCGGACATGGTGGAGGGCGCGAAACGCCTGGAAGAATGGGGCTGCGATTATGTGATCCATCATATCGGTTACGACGAGCGCCGGGGCATTGCCGCCAAAGGCCACCGCATGCCGAGCCCGCTGGACCAGCTGCGCGAAGTAGTGGCCGCCGTGAGCGTGCCGGTGCAGGCGGTGGGCGGGCTGTCGCTCGAACAGGCCATCCTCTGCCCTTCGTATGGCGCGCCGCTGGTGGTGCTGGGCGCTCCGCTAACCATCGATGCGGATGCATTCAAAACGGCAGACGGTAACCTCGAAGCATCGTTAAGGTTGATCTGCGAAAAAATCCATGCCTACGGCGATGTGCCGGCAGGAAAAGAAAGAGCCATTAAAATTTAA
- a CDS encoding Gfo/Idh/MocA family protein, with protein sequence MDNNAHRPDKPSGSRRDFIKNAAIAAAGFTIVPRHVLGGKGFLAPSDRLVIAGVGVGGKGRSDLNSFYQSGKADIGFLCDVDERMIATSKERFPKAKFYKDWRELFEKESKSFDALSVSTPDHNHAIIAMGAMQLGKHVYVQKPLTHDIYEARKLTEAAKRYKVVTQMGNQGASGDGVRQLREWYDAGVIGDVHSVYIWTNRPVWPQGIPWPKDKPAVPSGLDWDLWLGTAPYKDYVDNLIPGSWRGWWDYGTGALGDLGCHLIEAPFRVLNLKYASDVQASVSSVYTAFGQRGFFPDSCPPASHATLTFPKTDKTLGKVTMHWMDGGIKPDRPEELGPDELFGDGNSGILFIGTKGKMMASEYAANPRLLPLSRMNEVNVKPTLARVPGSADGHYAQWVEGAIAGYGKTELSAPFDLSGPLTEAVLMANLAIRVADIPVPRKTGKGFDYPGSNTKLIWDNQNMRVTNYEAANQFVKREYRKGWGSLG encoded by the coding sequence ATGGACAACAACGCACATCGTCCCGACAAACCCTCCGGTTCCAGAAGAGACTTTATTAAAAATGCCGCCATCGCCGCCGCCGGTTTCACCATCGTGCCGCGCCATGTATTGGGCGGCAAGGGATTCCTGGCGCCCAGCGACCGGCTCGTCATCGCCGGCGTAGGCGTAGGCGGCAAAGGCCGCTCCGACCTCAACAGTTTTTACCAGAGCGGGAAGGCCGACATCGGCTTCCTCTGCGATGTGGACGAACGGATGATCGCCACTTCGAAGGAGCGTTTCCCCAAAGCGAAGTTTTATAAAGACTGGCGCGAGCTGTTTGAAAAGGAATCGAAAAGTTTCGACGCCTTATCGGTATCCACGCCCGACCACAACCACGCGATCATTGCCATGGGCGCCATGCAGCTGGGCAAACATGTGTACGTGCAAAAACCGCTCACCCACGATATTTACGAAGCCCGCAAACTCACCGAAGCGGCGAAGCGATACAAGGTAGTGACCCAGATGGGCAACCAGGGCGCTTCCGGCGACGGTGTGCGCCAGCTGCGCGAATGGTACGACGCCGGCGTGATCGGCGACGTGCATTCGGTGTACATCTGGACCAACCGGCCCGTGTGGCCGCAGGGCATTCCCTGGCCGAAAGACAAACCGGCCGTACCATCCGGCCTCGACTGGGACTTATGGCTGGGCACGGCGCCATATAAAGACTACGTGGATAACCTCATCCCCGGCAGCTGGCGCGGCTGGTGGGATTACGGCACCGGCGCGCTCGGCGACCTGGGCTGCCATCTCATCGAAGCGCCGTTCCGCGTGCTGAACCTGAAATACGCCTCCGACGTGCAGGCCAGCGTTAGCAGCGTGTACACCGCATTCGGGCAGCGCGGGTTTTTCCCGGACAGTTGTCCGCCCGCGAGCCACGCCACGTTAACATTCCCCAAAACAGACAAAACCCTCGGGAAGGTCACGATGCACTGGATGGACGGCGGCATCAAACCCGACAGGCCGGAGGAACTGGGACCGGATGAATTGTTCGGCGACGGCAACAGCGGCATCCTTTTCATCGGTACGAAAGGAAAGATGATGGCCAGTGAATACGCCGCCAACCCCCGGTTGCTGCCGCTTTCGCGGATGAACGAGGTGAATGTGAAACCTACGCTCGCACGTGTGCCGGGCAGTGCGGACGGGCACTACGCGCAATGGGTGGAAGGCGCCATCGCCGGGTACGGCAAAACGGAATTAAGCGCCCCGTTCGATCTGTCGGGGCCGCTCACGGAAGCGGTGCTGATGGCCAACCTGGCGATCAGGGTGGCGGACATTCCCGTGCCGAGAAAAACAGGGAAAGGATTCGATTACCCCGGCAGCAACACCAAACTGATCTGGGACAATCAGAACATGCGCGTCACCAACTATGAGGCGGCCAATCAATTCGTGAAACGGGAGTACAGGAAAGGCTGGGGAAGCCTTGGCTGA
- a CDS encoding 3-keto-disaccharide hydrolase, which produces MKHALLLFAAAVVTMGHSPAVTNSTGAHPRQQSWMPLFDGKSLNGWKVGENAATFSVEDGKIVVHGPRAHLFYVGDAGGHHFKNFEFEAQVMTTPGSNSGIYFHTEYQEKGWPDKGFEVQVNNSHTDWKRTGSLYDIKEIREKLADDNVWYTQHIRVVGKQVTIKINGKTVLEYTELPGAVSPEGHPGRLIGSGTFALQGHDPKSKVYYKDLKVKILPD; this is translated from the coding sequence ATGAAACATGCTTTATTACTCTTTGCGGCGGCGGTCGTAACGATGGGCCATTCGCCCGCTGTCACAAACTCCACTGGTGCGCATCCCCGGCAGCAAAGCTGGATGCCGCTCTTCGACGGCAAGTCCCTCAACGGCTGGAAAGTCGGGGAAAACGCGGCGACCTTTTCGGTGGAAGACGGGAAGATTGTGGTGCATGGCCCGCGGGCGCACCTGTTTTATGTAGGCGATGCCGGCGGGCATCATTTCAAAAACTTCGAATTCGAAGCACAGGTGATGACCACGCCGGGCTCCAATTCAGGGATATACTTTCATACGGAATACCAGGAGAAAGGCTGGCCGGACAAAGGTTTCGAAGTGCAGGTGAACAACTCGCACACCGACTGGAAACGGACCGGCAGCCTTTACGACATCAAGGAGATCAGGGAAAAACTCGCGGACGATAACGTCTGGTACACCCAGCACATCCGCGTGGTGGGCAAACAGGTCACCATCAAAATAAACGGCAAAACGGTGCTGGAATACACCGAGCTGCCCGGCGCCGTATCGCCCGAAGGCCATCCCGGCCGGCTGATCGGCAGCGGCACCTTTGCGCTGCAGGGGCATGATCCCAAAAGCAAAGTGTACTACAAAGATTTAAAAGTGAAAATCCTCCCGGATTAA
- a CDS encoding sugar phosphate isomerase/epimerase family protein yields MPKLAVFPKAFMHALCKDGSMQLSEWIDLATALDVDGLEWYAGFLEMADASRWAGFRRQVEDKGKVIPMMCCSPDFTHPDRKFREQEIAKQQRWIDMTYSLGGSYCRVLSGQRRPELTVEEGLRLAADCINACIPYAAERNITLIIENHYKDDFWEYPEFAQQMEVFCRLVDMIHHPRFGVNYDPSNTYLAGEDPLELLKRVSGRVVTMHASDRYLKEGTIEDLRREEGGAAGYAKRLSHGEIGKGLNDYDAIFTELTRVGFDSWISIEDGVDGMAQLERSVAFLRRKMKEYWPA; encoded by the coding sequence ATGCCGAAACTGGCTGTTTTTCCGAAAGCCTTTATGCATGCGCTGTGCAAAGACGGCAGCATGCAGCTCTCCGAATGGATAGACCTGGCCACCGCACTGGACGTGGACGGACTGGAGTGGTACGCCGGCTTCCTCGAAATGGCGGACGCATCCAGATGGGCCGGCTTCCGCCGGCAGGTGGAAGACAAAGGCAAAGTGATACCGATGATGTGCTGCTCGCCGGATTTCACGCACCCGGACAGAAAATTCCGGGAGCAGGAAATCGCGAAACAGCAGCGATGGATCGATATGACCTACAGCCTGGGCGGCTCCTACTGCCGCGTACTGTCCGGCCAGCGGCGGCCGGAACTGACGGTGGAGGAAGGCCTGCGGCTGGCGGCGGATTGCATCAACGCCTGCATTCCCTACGCCGCGGAGCGCAACATCACCCTGATCATCGAAAACCACTACAAAGACGACTTCTGGGAATACCCGGAGTTTGCACAGCAAATGGAAGTGTTCTGCCGGCTGGTGGATATGATCCATCATCCCCGTTTCGGTGTCAATTACGATCCCAGCAATACTTACCTGGCGGGTGAAGATCCGCTGGAATTACTGAAACGTGTATCCGGCAGGGTAGTGACCATGCACGCCAGCGACCGTTACCTGAAAGAAGGCACCATCGAAGACCTTCGCCGCGAAGAAGGCGGGGCGGCCGGTTATGCCAAACGCCTCAGCCATGGAGAGATCGGCAAAGGCCTCAACGACTACGACGCCATCTTCACCGAACTGACACGCGTAGGGTTCGACAGCTGGATCAGCATCGAAGACGGCGTGGACGGTATGGCGCAACTGGAGCGCAGCGTAGCTTTCCTCCGCCGGAAAATGAAAGAGTACTGGCCCGCTTAA